One Accipiter gentilis chromosome 11, bAccGen1.1, whole genome shotgun sequence DNA window includes the following coding sequences:
- the ATP6V1F gene encoding V-type proton ATPase subunit F: protein MSGRGKLIAVLGDEDTVTGFLLGGVGELDKHRKPNFLVVEKETSLAEIEETFRSFLSREDIGIILISQCLAELIRHAVEAHARPLPAVLEIPSKEHPYDPTKDSVLRRARGLFTPDDLR from the exons ATGTCGGGCCGCGGGAAGCTGATCGCGGTGCTGGGGGACGAGGACACGGTGACCGGGTTCCTGCTGGGCGGCGTGGGCGAGCTGGATAAGCACCGCAAGCCCAACTTCCTGGTGGTGGAGAAGGAGACCAGCCTGGCCGAGATCGAGGAGACCTTCCG gaGCTTCCTGAGCCGGGAGGACATCGGGATCATCCTGATCAGCCAGTGCCTGGCGGAGCTGATCCGGCACGCCGTGGAGGCGCacgcccggcccctgcccgccgtcctGGAGATCCCCTCCAAGGAGCACCCCTACGACCCCACCAAGGACTCCGTCCTGCGCCGCGCCCGCGGCCTCTTCACCCCCGACGACCTCCGCTAG
- the LOC126044606 gene encoding cadherin-related family member 5-like, protein MAVPSCPALLATCLALQLATAARGDGCSGFGNLFTEIAENSAHGSLVARLPAAGDAGSAGLQLCLAGADAAWFYLDGRSVRLNVSAGRALDREELESPVLMVALTCTEDGFSPVEYRIIVQVLNENDNRPHFQGATVLTHNVSELAAVHSVVFSTQAEDADGDTLMYVIDTASPDARFFRIDLPNSGKVVLARALDFESRQHLEVVVTAVEMNTKERFNASARVRVNVLDGDDQYPQFLPCTPRTHHGLTICTSPIYTANVTEGQLQGGPLSFSPGSVYAEDGDRGLRAAITYSLLAGRESGRFHIDNMTGAITLLRAVESSRSTPAISLSVMASQVNDANKYAVTQAVVRVLAANRHPPRFAHPTYRAFVPAGAREAALLLTFGGHVLALRAHDPDFPEGVNPQVRYSLRPSANHSQLFQVMPNGLLVARADRLRPAQTYRLQVLARDEESGETSNTTVELEVLWPGQAAPRDPSEVGPGRSPLNMGVLAGGLGALLLLTAAILFLIMRAMKKRQRQQETADRAALAIEKHPNVSLRWFQPVPASKSSPSPSSLYYPNEGYSEGGEAPPPAATPPQPRPPRLPPPPNPRPTQWGGRGDPRGGPRGGPRRGPRPPRRPAPTPPAPPARPWGRGGGREGGGQPRLGGAAGGASGGAAGAGGGERGEPGRGGRGGPQSAPHPAAAAGGLDRVLRGGALGGGRGARDGFGAAAVGMAPIKTRSGSGGSLGAGGALGGPLGAVGGSPGYPGRGDVSRVGGVHFLPPVTPGLRVAVGGSC, encoded by the exons ATGGCGGTACCGTCCTGCCCGGCCCTCCTGGCCACCTGCCTGGCGCTGCAGCTGGCCACAG CAGCCCGGGGTGACGGGTGCAGCGGCTTCGGGAACCTGTTCACGGAGATCGCGGAGAACAGCGCCCACGGGAGCCTGGTGGcccggctgccggcggcgggggacgcgggcagcgccgggctccagctctgcctggccGGCGCCGACGCCGCTTGGTTCTACCTGGACGGCCGTAGCGTGCGGCTCAACGTCTCGGCCGGGCGGGCCCTGGACCGCGAG GAGCTGGAGTCCCCAGTGCTGATGGTGGCCCTGACGTGCACCGAGGACGGCTTCTCCCCG GTCGAGTACCGGATCATCGTCCAGGTCCTGAACGAGAACGACAACCGGCCCCACTTCCAGGGAGCCACCGTCCTCACCCACAACGTCAGCGAG CTGGCGGCGGTGCACTCGGTGGTGTTCAGCACACAGGCGGAGGACGCGGACGGGGACACGCTGATGTACGTCATCGACACGGCCTCG CCCGACGCCAGGTTCTTCCGCATCGACCTGCCCAACAGCGGGAAGGTGGTGCTGGCGCGCGCCCTCGACTTCGAGAGCAGGCAGCACCTGGAGGTGGTGGTCACCGCCGTG GAGATGAACACCAAGGAGCGGTTCAACGCCTCCGCCCGCGTCCGGGTGAACGTGCTGGACGGGGATGACCAGTACCCCCAGTTCCTGCCCTGCACCCCCCGCACCCACCACGGCCTCACCATCTGCACCAGCCCCATCTACACCGCCAACGTCACCGAGGGCCAGCTCCag gggggTCCCCTGAGCTTCAGCCCCGGCTCCGTCTACgctgaggatggggacaggggctTGAGGGCGGCCATCACCTATTCCCTGCTGGCAG gcCGGGAGAGCGGCCGCTTCCACATCGACAACATGACGGGGGCCATCACGCTGCTGCGGGCTGTGGAGAGCAGCCGGAGCACCCCCGCCATCAGCCTCAGCGTCatg GCCTCGCAGGTGAACGACGCCAACAAGTACGCGGTGACGCAGGCGGTGGTGCGGGTGCTGGCCGCCAACCGGCACCCACCACGCTTCGCCCACCCGACGTACCGAGCCTTCGTCCCCGCCGGCGCCCGCGAGGCCGCCCTCCTCCTCACCTTCGGCGGCCACGTGCTGGCCCTGCGCGCCCACGACCCCGATTTCCCCGAG GGAGTGAACCCCCAGGTGCGGTACAGCCTGCGCCCCAGTGCCAACCACAGCCAGCTCTTCCAGGTGATGCCCAACGGGCTACTGGTGGCCCGTGCTGACCGCCTGCGCCCTGCCCAGACCTACCGCCTGCAG GTGCTGGCGAGGGACGAGGAGTCGGGGGAGACCTCGAACACCACGGTGGAGCTGGAGGTGCTGTGGCCGGGGCAGGCGG ccccccgggaccCCTCGGAGGTGGGGCCAGGCCGGAGCCCCCTCAATATGGGGGTGctggcgggggggctgggggccctGCTGCTCCTCACCGCCGCCATCCTCTTCCTCATCATGAGGGCGATGAAGAAACGCCAGCGGCAGCAGGAGACGGCCGACCGGGCGGCACTGGCAATCGAGAAGCACCCCAACGTG AGCCTGAGGTGGTTCCAGCCG GTCCCTGCCAGCAAGTCATCCCCGAGCCCCTCCAGCCTCTACTACCCCAACGAGGGGTACAGCGAGGGGGgcgaggcccccccccccgccgccacccccccccagccccggcccccccgcctccccccgcccccaaacccCAGGCCAACTCAGTGGGGCGGCCGGGGGgatccccgggggggtccccgggggggtccccggaggggtccccgccccccccgccggccagccccaaccccccccgccccccccgcccggccgtggggtcggggggggggcagggaggggggggggcagccccggctcgggggggcggcggggggggcctcCGGGGGGGCTGCCGGCGCTGGAGGAGGTGAGCGAGGAGAGCCTGGAAGAGGGGGTCGGGGGGGACCCCAGAgtgccccccaccctgctgcagctgctggaggacTCGATCGAGTGCTGAGGGgtggggcgctgggggggggtcggggggcgCGGGACGGCTTCGGTGCGGCTGCTGTCGGGATGGCACCAATAAAGACCCGGAGCGGCAGCGGGGGCTCCCTGGGAgcggggggggcactgggag GTCCCTTGGGTGCCGTGGGGGGGTCGCCGGGGTacccggggaggggggatgtCTCCAGGGTGGGGGGTGTGCACTTCCTCCCACCCGTGACCCCGGGGCTGCGAGTGGCCGTGGGCGGCTCTTGCTAA